A region of uncultured Draconibacterium sp. DNA encodes the following proteins:
- a CDS encoding carboxymuconolactone decarboxylase family protein, protein MKQPLVAPKTGDSDPELQQLIEFYEETLGFCPNSVKTMHHRPRIAYAFIEMNKAVMENQGRVTSALKRMIAYISSNAAGCRYCQAHAIRAAERYGAEQEKLDNIWDYKTHTAFSEAERAALDFAFAASIIPNSVDDQIAENLRTYWSEGEIVEITGVVALFGYLNRWNDSMGTEIESGAIDSGEKLLGKKGWNTGKHTY, encoded by the coding sequence ATGAAACAACCACTTGTAGCTCCAAAAACCGGAGATTCTGATCCGGAATTACAACAACTAATCGAGTTTTACGAAGAGACGCTTGGCTTCTGCCCCAACAGCGTAAAAACCATGCATCACCGGCCACGTATTGCCTATGCATTTATCGAAATGAACAAGGCAGTTATGGAGAATCAGGGACGTGTTACCAGTGCATTAAAACGAATGATCGCATACATCAGCAGCAATGCTGCAGGCTGCCGTTATTGCCAGGCGCATGCCATTCGTGCTGCAGAACGTTATGGTGCAGAACAGGAAAAACTTGACAATATCTGGGACTACAAAACACACACAGCTTTTTCGGAAGCTGAACGGGCCGCTCTGGATTTTGCATTTGCAGCATCCATTATACCAAATAGTGTTGATGACCAAATTGCAGAAAATTTAAGAACATACTGGAGTGAAGGTGAAATCGTGGAAATAACCGGAGTAGTTGCTTTATTTGGTTATCTCAACCGTTGGAACGACTCTATGGGAACCGAAATTGAAAGCGGAGCAATAGACTCGGGGGAGAAACTGCTTGGCAAAAAAGGTTGGAATACAGGGAAGCACACGTATTGA